Proteins found in one Erythrobacter sp. KY5 genomic segment:
- a CDS encoding RNA degradosome polyphosphate kinase: MSSQPITDDQTVSAASPPSVPPATIAPGGEAYFNRELSWLAFNERVLAEACNERYPLLERLRFLSISGSNLDEFMMIRVAGLVGQAQRGIEKPAIDGRTPTQQLSAIREKLAELSTRQQDIWRNLHSRLAEADIHIADEQRVKPAAHKWLEAFFLEEILPVITPQALDPAHPFPFVHNEGMGLLFTLTRDADQEQIIEMILIPTALPRFVRVPGDIAGAGEALYISIASLIQRYAKKLFPGFTIEGDGLFRVLRDSDIEIEEEAEDLVRTFRSAIQRRRRGQVIQLELEEDFDPQGEEILLQQLGVHEAAVIKTDGMIGIDGLAEIVDEDRPDLKFDAYSPRYPERIREHDGDAFSAIREKDIVIHHPYESFEVVVDFIRQAAADPDVVAIKQTLYRAGSQSAVISALIEAAENGKSVTAVVELKARFDEEQNLKWATKLERAGVQVIYGFTDWKTHAKVAMVVRREESGFRTYCHFGTGNYHPITAKIYTDMSFFTADPKLGRDAAKMMNFVTGYVEPHELEMISIAPLDLREEIYRRIDIEISNARRGKPAAIWMKCNQITDEGVIDRLYAASDAGVRVDLVVRGICCLRPGVEGLSENIRVKSIIGRFLEHSRIYAFANGRAMPGPNARLYISSADLMGRNLDRRVESLIPITNRTVHDQILQQVLLANMLDTEQSWWLHADGSYSRVETDGKPFNCHRYFMTNPSLSGRGGALEAGAVPKLTLRRGRAG; the protein is encoded by the coding sequence ATGAGCAGCCAGCCTATCACCGACGATCAGACCGTTTCGGCCGCTTCCCCGCCGTCCGTCCCTCCTGCGACCATCGCACCGGGCGGCGAGGCATATTTCAATCGCGAATTGTCCTGGCTCGCCTTTAACGAGAGGGTTTTGGCGGAGGCCTGTAACGAGCGTTACCCGCTCCTCGAACGGCTTCGTTTCCTGTCGATTTCAGGCAGCAATCTCGACGAGTTCATGATGATTCGCGTCGCTGGTCTCGTGGGGCAGGCTCAGCGCGGTATCGAGAAGCCCGCGATCGACGGGCGCACTCCGACCCAGCAATTGAGCGCCATTCGTGAGAAGCTGGCCGAATTGTCGACGCGTCAGCAGGATATCTGGCGCAATCTGCATTCGCGCCTTGCCGAAGCCGACATTCACATTGCCGACGAACAGCGCGTAAAGCCTGCCGCTCACAAGTGGCTTGAAGCCTTCTTCCTCGAAGAAATCCTTCCCGTCATTACGCCGCAAGCGCTTGACCCGGCGCACCCCTTTCCCTTTGTCCATAATGAAGGGATGGGTCTGCTCTTCACGCTCACGCGCGATGCGGATCAGGAACAGATCATTGAAATGATCCTGATCCCGACCGCACTGCCGCGTTTCGTCCGCGTGCCAGGAGACATCGCCGGGGCAGGCGAGGCACTCTATATCTCGATCGCCAGTCTGATTCAGCGTTACGCGAAGAAGCTGTTTCCCGGTTTTACCATCGAAGGCGACGGCCTGTTTCGCGTCCTGCGCGACAGCGATATCGAGATCGAGGAAGAGGCCGAGGATCTGGTGCGCACTTTCCGCAGCGCCATCCAGCGTCGCAGGCGCGGCCAAGTGATCCAGCTGGAGCTGGAAGAAGACTTCGACCCTCAGGGCGAGGAAATCCTGCTTCAGCAATTGGGTGTGCACGAAGCGGCGGTAATCAAGACCGATGGAATGATCGGGATCGATGGCCTTGCCGAGATCGTCGACGAGGACCGGCCTGACCTCAAGTTCGACGCCTATTCGCCGCGTTATCCCGAACGCATCCGGGAACATGATGGCGATGCCTTCTCTGCAATTCGCGAGAAGGACATCGTGATCCACCACCCCTACGAGAGTTTCGAAGTGGTGGTCGATTTCATTCGCCAGGCCGCCGCCGACCCTGATGTCGTTGCGATCAAGCAGACGCTGTACCGCGCAGGCTCTCAGTCCGCAGTCATTAGCGCGCTGATTGAGGCGGCAGAGAACGGCAAGTCGGTTACTGCCGTGGTGGAGCTCAAGGCGCGCTTTGATGAGGAACAGAACCTCAAATGGGCGACCAAGCTTGAACGCGCCGGGGTGCAGGTCATCTACGGGTTCACCGACTGGAAAACCCACGCAAAGGTCGCGATGGTGGTGCGGCGTGAGGAAAGCGGATTTCGCACGTACTGCCATTTCGGGACCGGAAATTATCACCCGATCACCGCCAAGATTTACACCGATATGAGCTTCTTCACCGCAGATCCCAAACTGGGGCGCGATGCGGCGAAGATGATGAATTTCGTGACCGGTTATGTCGAACCGCACGAGCTTGAGATGATCTCGATCGCTCCTCTCGACCTGCGCGAGGAAATCTACAGGCGGATCGACATTGAAATATCCAACGCGCGAAGGGGCAAGCCGGCTGCGATCTGGATGAAGTGCAATCAGATCACGGATGAAGGCGTGATCGACCGCCTCTATGCCGCCAGCGATGCAGGTGTGCGGGTGGACCTGGTCGTGCGCGGCATTTGCTGCCTGCGCCCCGGTGTCGAAGGGTTGTCCGAAAACATCCGTGTGAAATCCATAATCGGCCGTTTTCTGGAACATTCACGAATTTACGCTTTCGCCAATGGCCGAGCGATGCCGGGGCCAAATGCGCGCCTTTACATCTCCTCAGCCGACCTCATGGGGCGAAACCTCGACCGCCGGGTGGAATCTCTGATCCCGATCACCAATCGGACCGTGCACGATCAGATCTTGCAGCAGGTTCTGCTCGCCAACATGCTCGATACTGAACAAAGCTGGTGGCTCCATGCCGATGGTAGCTATTCGCGGGTCGAAACCGATGGAAAGCCGTTCAATTGCCACCGGTACTTCATGACCAACCCATCCTTGTCCGGGCGAGGCGGCGCGCTGGAGGCAGGCGCAGTGCCCAAACTCACCTTGCGCCGGGGGCGTGCTGGATGA
- the virB11 gene encoding P-type DNA transfer ATPase VirB11, with amino-acid sequence MTAEIHPLPSGAGQSGAAQETEASDASQNPIGGERSVYLDAYLAPFKRWLDRDTVTEIMVNEPGEVWVEDASNPGIKKIITPEIDDRLVQRLAEQVARVSHQGINREHPLLGATLPDGARIQFCGPPASRKHWVMAIRRHRRLDLPLDAYDTGPLAGEQVIDLPDPQFQPIEYLREAIRHRRTILISGGTSTGKTTFLNAMLGEIPREERVVLVEDTPELKFPGENSVGLVAVKGELGEAKVTPNELLQAALRLRPDRIVLGELRGAESVSFLRAINTGHPGSFSTIHANSLRGALEQLSLMVMQTGIGLTRSDTIAYAASVIDVIVQLGRDANGKRGITAIADSRSLV; translated from the coding sequence ATGACAGCCGAGATACATCCGCTTCCCTCAGGTGCTGGTCAGTCCGGCGCCGCGCAGGAAACGGAGGCGTCGGACGCTTCGCAAAACCCGATTGGAGGCGAGCGCAGCGTCTATCTCGACGCCTATCTCGCACCGTTCAAACGTTGGCTCGACCGGGATACCGTGACCGAGATCATGGTCAACGAACCCGGCGAGGTCTGGGTGGAGGACGCATCAAACCCGGGCATCAAGAAAATCATCACTCCGGAAATAGATGATCGCCTGGTTCAGCGGCTTGCCGAGCAGGTGGCGCGGGTTAGCCATCAAGGCATCAATCGCGAACACCCGCTTTTGGGCGCAACACTGCCCGATGGTGCACGCATTCAGTTCTGCGGCCCTCCCGCAAGCCGCAAGCATTGGGTCATGGCGATCCGTCGCCACCGCCGTCTTGATCTGCCACTCGATGCCTATGACACCGGCCCGCTTGCAGGCGAGCAGGTGATCGACCTGCCTGACCCGCAGTTTCAGCCGATCGAATATCTGCGCGAAGCCATCCGACATCGTCGCACGATCCTTATATCCGGCGGGACCAGCACGGGCAAAACGACCTTCCTCAACGCCATGCTCGGCGAAATCCCGCGCGAGGAGCGTGTAGTGCTTGTCGAGGATACGCCCGAGCTCAAATTTCCGGGCGAAAACTCGGTCGGGCTTGTCGCTGTGAAAGGCGAACTCGGCGAAGCCAAGGTCACGCCCAACGAATTGCTTCAGGCAGCCCTTCGGCTTCGCCCTGACCGGATTGTCCTGGGTGAACTTCGCGGCGCGGAAAGCGTCTCCTTCCTTCGCGCGATCAATACGGGCCATCCAGGCAGCTTTTCAACCATCCACGCCAATTCACTACGAGGGGCGCTCGAGCAATTGTCGCTCATGGTTATGCAGACCGGGATCGGACTGACGCGCAGCGACACGATTGCCTATGCTGCCAGCGTGATCGACGTGATCGTCCAGCTTGGCCGTGATGCAAATGGGAAGCGCGGCATCACGGCAATCGCAGATAGTCGCTCATTGGTTTGA
- a CDS encoding TrbI/VirB10 family protein, producing MRLAMRLPPKKGENGNTEAGDPRDGESAEVIDLASRNGYSAVAERKTKTEGLGLAAGVAIVGLLGATTFWAMTAAELPEAEATGGVGAQPAQAAAVPATQPAVAPVPAPVVARPDPAPAPILANPPAVAIGPGTNPFASPTMIYDASRNALNAQAAGTAPGAVAATGPGAGDSGAIGSAAAFASAVGGVGGAPAQARPMVNPATTVTEGTMIPAVLETAINTDVPGYVRAVVSQDVRSFDGTNVLIPRSSRLIGQYQSGVQQGQKRAYVIWTRLIRPDGASVNIASPAVAFDGTTGLEGDVNNHFFRRFGSAMLLSVVGGLGAIATGGTSVVLGGAGQSAASIAAQQDGQISPTIRVRMGEPIRVFTARDLDFTGVAE from the coding sequence ATGCGTCTTGCCATGCGTCTTCCGCCCAAGAAGGGCGAAAACGGTAACACTGAGGCCGGCGATCCGCGCGACGGTGAATCCGCTGAGGTTATCGATCTTGCGAGCCGTAATGGCTATTCCGCGGTTGCCGAGCGGAAGACCAAAACCGAAGGACTCGGGCTTGCTGCTGGTGTCGCGATTGTCGGATTGCTGGGGGCGACAACGTTCTGGGCGATGACCGCGGCGGAACTGCCAGAGGCCGAAGCAACGGGCGGAGTTGGCGCGCAGCCAGCTCAGGCCGCAGCCGTGCCTGCCACGCAGCCGGCGGTAGCTCCGGTTCCTGCCCCTGTCGTTGCGCGGCCAGATCCGGCACCTGCGCCGATCCTCGCCAATCCGCCTGCTGTTGCAATTGGACCGGGGACCAATCCGTTCGCCAGCCCGACGATGATTTACGATGCAAGCCGCAACGCGCTCAACGCGCAGGCGGCCGGAACGGCGCCCGGTGCGGTGGCCGCCACTGGCCCCGGTGCCGGTGATTCCGGTGCCATCGGCTCGGCAGCAGCGTTTGCTAGCGCAGTTGGCGGTGTCGGCGGCGCTCCGGCGCAGGCTCGCCCGATGGTCAATCCGGCCACGACTGTGACCGAAGGGACCATGATCCCGGCGGTGCTCGAAACCGCGATCAACACCGATGTGCCGGGCTATGTCCGCGCAGTTGTGAGCCAGGACGTACGCAGCTTTGATGGCACGAATGTGCTCATCCCGCGCTCTTCGCGCTTGATCGGCCAGTACCAGTCGGGCGTCCAGCAGGGTCAAAAGCGCGCCTATGTGATCTGGACCCGATTGATCCGCCCGGACGGCGCTTCGGTTAACATCGCCTCTCCGGCAGTGGCGTTCGATGGGACCACGGGCCTTGAAGGCGATGTGAACAACCACTTCTTCCGCCGCTTCGGTTCGGCCATGCTCTTGTCAGTAGTCGGCGGGCTTGGCGCGATTGCCACGGGCGGGACTTCGGTTGTACTCGGCGGCGCTGGTCAGAGCGCTGCCAGCATTGCGGCGCAGCAGGACGGCCAGATTAGCCCGACCATTCGCGTGCGCATGGGTGAACCGATCCGGGTGTTTACGGCGCGTGATCTTGACTTCACCGGCGTGGCCGAGTGA
- a CDS encoding TrbG/VirB9 family P-type conjugative transfer protein, with protein sequence MIRADTLRLPLVALAIAITPATALPVAAQEAETVQETSQGDPRLVTVIFDETRVYTINGKVRVQTTIKFAPDESIQNVGIGDSNSWQVQPNQAQSILFVKPLEASARTNMTVVTSKRTYLFDLVASPRNAPLYVMQFRYPELEKAAEEAALAAAASEQREEANAVELAAANDPYAVADPAMLNFAWAGEGKSELLPARTYDDGEAVFLTWPAGTAIPAILITNDQGDEGPANFTVRGDTVVLDMVPSEIILRSGNDSATLTNNGPAPSRQVSAASNRGRGS encoded by the coding sequence ATGATCCGCGCCGACACTCTTCGGCTCCCCTTGGTCGCACTCGCGATCGCCATCACGCCAGCCACTGCGCTGCCCGTCGCGGCGCAAGAGGCCGAAACCGTGCAGGAGACCTCGCAGGGCGATCCGCGTCTTGTGACGGTGATCTTCGATGAGACCCGCGTCTACACCATCAACGGCAAGGTCCGGGTGCAGACAACGATCAAGTTCGCGCCTGACGAATCGATCCAGAATGTCGGCATCGGAGACAGCAATTCCTGGCAGGTTCAGCCCAATCAGGCTCAGTCGATCCTGTTTGTGAAGCCGTTGGAAGCAAGTGCGCGCACCAATATGACGGTCGTGACGAGCAAGCGAACCTATCTGTTCGATCTGGTGGCGAGCCCGCGCAACGCGCCGCTTTACGTGATGCAGTTCCGCTATCCCGAGCTCGAGAAAGCGGCCGAGGAGGCGGCACTCGCTGCTGCCGCTTCGGAGCAACGCGAAGAGGCCAACGCGGTAGAACTCGCCGCTGCAAACGATCCTTATGCCGTTGCTGATCCCGCAATGCTCAATTTCGCATGGGCGGGCGAGGGCAAGAGCGAGCTTCTGCCTGCGCGCACCTATGACGATGGCGAAGCGGTGTTCCTCACATGGCCCGCAGGAACCGCCATTCCGGCTATCCTGATTACCAACGATCAGGGCGATGAAGGCCCTGCCAATTTCACCGTGCGCGGCGATACGGTCGTGCTCGACATGGTTCCGAGCGAAATCATCCTGCGCTCGGGCAACGATAGTGCTACACTGACCAACAACGGCCCGGCGCCATCGCGCCAGGTCAGCGCCGCGAGCAATCGCGGTCGCGGATCATGA
- a CDS encoding type IV secretion system protein, which yields MTTTCDLAAQDLGTGVAAALTAVDCIASEVSEQAFNRLFGAEGQLGVVLTVLLTMYVAFFGFSLMLGRSNLSVRAVVPKMMTIGLVLTFATSFAAFQTVFYNLVVGGPDQIAGILTDSKGSATATFATKLDIVFLAVQEASTGQTDINLFSPPGMMWAGAMMLLLGTVGLLVTARIGIALLLAVGPIFVVLALFNGTRGLFVGWLKGLVMLALGPLFAVVGGSIMLELAVPILAALVAVPGQIDQQAAMGFFVVGFVHVVLMLMALLVSAVMVAKWEVFGFARPDKVLDRSAEPALATAQVAAATQPRSTQVAPTASANAAAQRRIDVNVPSQSAANDTGSSGSTTVRETKVFATSSGSSQSTPGSAQVSRTRGIGNRFRSAGANNALSKPEKKQ from the coding sequence GGTTAGCGAGCAGGCGTTCAACCGCCTGTTCGGTGCCGAAGGGCAGCTTGGCGTTGTGCTGACTGTCCTGCTGACGATGTATGTCGCTTTCTTCGGTTTCAGCTTGATGCTGGGGCGTTCGAACCTGTCGGTTCGCGCAGTCGTTCCCAAGATGATGACAATCGGCCTCGTGCTGACCTTTGCGACCAGTTTCGCCGCGTTCCAGACGGTGTTTTACAATCTGGTTGTCGGCGGCCCTGACCAGATTGCGGGGATCCTGACTGACAGCAAAGGGTCGGCAACCGCTACTTTCGCAACCAAACTGGATATCGTGTTTCTCGCGGTGCAGGAGGCATCGACCGGCCAGACAGACATCAACCTTTTTTCTCCACCGGGGATGATGTGGGCCGGGGCGATGATGCTGCTCTTGGGCACGGTGGGCTTGCTGGTGACGGCGCGGATCGGGATCGCACTATTGCTTGCGGTTGGTCCGATTTTCGTTGTCCTCGCCCTATTCAACGGCACTCGCGGTTTGTTCGTTGGCTGGCTAAAGGGGCTGGTGATGCTCGCACTCGGCCCGCTCTTCGCGGTAGTTGGCGGTTCGATCATGCTCGAACTCGCCGTCCCGATCCTTGCCGCGCTGGTCGCCGTTCCGGGTCAGATAGATCAGCAGGCAGCAATGGGCTTTTTCGTGGTCGGCTTTGTGCACGTGGTGCTGATGCTGATGGCGCTGCTTGTGTCGGCGGTTATGGTCGCGAAGTGGGAAGTGTTCGGCTTTGCGAGGCCTGACAAGGTGCTGGATCGCTCAGCTGAACCTGCCCTCGCAACAGCCCAGGTTGCCGCCGCTACGCAGCCTCGTTCCACGCAAGTTGCCCCGACAGCGTCTGCCAATGCTGCGGCGCAGCGCCGCATCGACGTCAACGTACCGAGCCAGTCGGCAGCGAATGACACCGGCTCCTCTGGCTCGACCACTGTTCGCGAAACGAAGGTGTTCGCGACATCTTCAGGCAGCAGTCAGTCTACGCCGGGTAGCGCGCAGGTTTCGCGCACTCGCGGGATCGGGAACCGGTTCCGTTCGGCAGGTGCCAACAACGCTCTTTCCAAACCGGAGAAGAAACAATGA